The following are from one region of the Salmo trutta chromosome 22, fSalTru1.1, whole genome shotgun sequence genome:
- the LOC115158494 gene encoding sodium-dependent phosphate transport protein 2B has product MPLHPEFRDTLSPTLDDAGNAPKDSVVLSAYSTMDLVDKDPDEDDPWNLPELQDTGLKWSELDVKGKVMRVLTSIVKFILLVGFLYMFVCSLDVLSSAFQLVGGKAAGDIFQDNAVLSNPVAGLVIGVLVTVLVQSSSTSSSIVVSMVSSGLLEVQSAVPVIMGANIGTSVTNTIVAMMQAGDRNEFRRAFAGATVHDFFNWLSVLILLPLEAATGVLYKLTKIVINSFNIQGGDNAPDLLNVITDPLTSAIIELDKTVISDIATGDPAARNKSLIKIWCKTEKITTLLNITVPSAANCTIGVPCWVEGNKTWTQINVTETINLERCNHIFAYANLPDLAVGLILLALSLLILCTCLILIVKLLNSMLKGQVAVVIKMVLNTDFPFPFGWVTGYIAILVGAGMTFIVQSSSVFTSAITPLVGIGVISLERAYPLTLGSNIGTTTTAILAAMAAPGETLANSLQIALCHFFFNIAGILLWYPIPFTRIPIRLARALGNRTANYRWFAVVYLLLCFFLMPLTILGLSLAGWQALVGVAVPIVVLAIFIIIVNLMQTRCPRYLPSRLQNWDFLPRPLHSMAPWDRVVMSGMAFCGIRCCCCCKCCQKTEDEEKGGKERKKSQEMYDNPALTRDDEPLEVPKETVKATQL; this is encoded by the exons ATGCCTCTTCATCCAGAATTCAGAGATACTCTGTCTCCCACTCTTg ATGATGCTGGTAACGCACCTAAAGACTCAGTCGTCCTGTCGGCATATTCTACCATGGACCTGGTGGACAAGGACCCGGATGAGGATGACCCCTGGAACCTCCCTGAACTGCAGGACACTGGACTCAAGTGGTCAG AGTTGGATGTCAAAGGGAAGGTTATGCGGGTTCTGACTTCCATCGTCAAGTTTATTCTGCTGGTTGGATTTCTCTACATGTTCGTCTGCTCTCTGGACGTACTGAGCTCTGCTTTCCAGCTAGTTGGAG GTAAAGCAGCCGGGGACATCTTCCAGGACAACGCGGTGCTGTCCAACCCTGTGGCTGGCCTGGTAATTGGTGTGCTGGTCACAGTGTTAGTCCAGAGTTCCAGCACGTCCTCCTCTATTGTGGTCAGCATGGTGTCTTCTGGAT TGCTGGAGGTCCAGTCTGCAGTGCCTGTCATTATGGGAGCCAACATTGGAACCTCAGTCACCAACACTATCGTGGCGATGATGCAGGCAGGAGACAGAAATGAGTTCCGCAG GGCATTTGCTGGTGCCACGGTGCATGACTTCTTTAACTGGCTGTCTGTGCTGATCCTGCTGCCGCTGGAGGCGGCCACTGGTGTCCTGTATAAACTCACCAAGATTGTCATCAACTCCTTTAACATCCAGGGCGGTGACAATGCCCCTGACCTGCTAAACGTCATCACTGACCCCCTCACCAGTGCCATCATAGAG CTGGATAAAACGGTCATCAGTGACATTGCCACGGGTGACCCAGCGGCCAGAAACAAGAGTCTGATCAAAATCTGGTGCAAAACCGAGAAAATCACG aCTCTTTTAAATATAACAGTTCCCTCAGCTGCCAACTGCACGATCGGCGTCCCCTGTTGGGTGGAAGGCAACAAGACATGGACGCAGATAAATGTGACTGAGACGATCAATCTAGAGAGAT GCAACCATATCTTTGCCTATGCTAACCTGCCTGATCTGGCTGTGGGCCTCATCCTGCTGGCCCTGTCCCTGCTCATCCTCTGTACCTGCCTCATCCTCATCGTTAAGCTGCTCAACTCCATGCTCAAGGGACAGGTGGCCGTGGTCATCAAAATGGTGCTCAACACAG ACTTCCCCTTCCCCTTCGGCTGGGTCACTGGTTACATTGCCATCCTGGTCGGAGCAGGAATGACCTTCATCGTTCAGAGCAGCTCTGTCTTCACCTCTGCAATCACACCCCTTGTTG GTATTGGTGTTATTAGCCTTGAGAGAGCCTATCCCCTGACATTGGGCTCTAATATCGGCACAACTACCACTGCTATTCTTGCTGCTATGGCTGCTCCAGGGGAAACCCTGGCAAACTCTCTGCAG ATTGCACTGTGCCATTTCTTCTTCAACATAGCGGGGATCCTGCTGTGGTATCCTATCCCCTTCACTCGGATCCCCATCCGCTTGGCCAGAGCCCTGGGGAACCGCACAGCCAACTACCGCTGGTTCGCAGTGGTCTACCTCCTGCTCTGCTTCTTCCTCATGCCCCTGACCATCCTGGGGCTCTCCCTGGCCGGCTGGCAGGCCCTGGTGGGGGTGGCCGTGCCCATCGTTGTCCTggccatcttcatcatcatcgtcaACCTGATGCAGACGCGTTGTCCTCGGTACCTGCCCAGCAGGCTCCAGAACTGGGACTTCTTGCCCCGCCCCCTGCACTCCATGGCCCCCTGGGATCGAGTGGTGATGTCTGGCATGGCCTTCTGCGGCatccgctgctgctgctgctgtaagTGTTGCCAGAAGACTGAGGATGAAGAGAAGGGTGgtaaggagaggaagaagagtcAAGAGATGTATGATAACCCAGCCCTAACCAGAGACGATGAGCCACTAGAAGTTCCCAAGGAAACTGTGAAAGCTACACAGCTCTGA